One region of Oxalobacteraceae bacterium OTU3CAMAD1 genomic DNA includes:
- a CDS encoding EAL domain-containing protein — translation MEKRTSSTEAPARRQPISEERLGGLAGLAVVAEAASLAPYEAMMATIGESTVPAADFAETGKAVAETSYFNDIYLLAPVGYFVLGFDTAILQMNVVGADLLGLSRSNPEQTSFRQFVAPRFHEDFDRFVRHALNSVEPEQCDLQMVRARNQQGFPVTLRASADASGQALRVVVELAEGKTAALERSEERFRRIVHCAEEGIWEIDASARTSFVNPKMAQMLGYSIEEMLDQPLVAFMDDEGRAILERNIARRQRGVAERHEFKFLRKDRAELWVTLATNPIFDGDGGYLGALALVSDITATRASTELIWQQANFDSLTALPNRHMFQDRLEQEVKKARREGVLLGLLFIDLDGFKQVNDTLGHDQGDVLLVEAARRIGACVRTSDTVARLGGDEFTVILTGLEQISAIERITQTILARLNRPFTLGVAHPSVSASIGISVFPADANSPEALLRNADQAMYAAKQGGRNRYSYFTPELQKAAQARQQVTVDLRSALSGQQFELHYQPIVNLRSGQIERAEALLRWRHPQRGLLAPAEFLPFAESGGLMMEIGDWVFRQAARQARLWQDELGSGFQVGINQSTAQFRGDTALYVGWLNYAAELGLSPRSLIIEITEGVLLDGAAQVGDRLRELREMGLQVALDNFGTGYSSLAHLKHFGIDLLKLDHSFIQHLANDSGDLAMCEALILMAHKLGLRVVAEGVETVAQSNLLELAGCDFAQGYVYAQPMPAEAFSTLARQGLPRLN, via the coding sequence ATGGAGAAGCGAACGTCCAGTACCGAGGCGCCGGCGCGCAGGCAGCCGATTTCCGAGGAGCGTCTCGGCGGGCTGGCCGGGCTGGCTGTCGTCGCCGAGGCCGCCTCTCTGGCGCCCTACGAGGCGATGATGGCCACCATCGGCGAGTCCACCGTTCCCGCCGCCGACTTCGCCGAGACCGGCAAGGCCGTCGCCGAGACATCCTATTTCAACGATATCTATCTGCTGGCGCCGGTCGGCTATTTCGTGCTCGGCTTCGATACCGCCATCCTGCAGATGAACGTGGTCGGCGCCGATTTGCTCGGCTTGTCGCGAAGCAATCCCGAGCAGACCTCCTTCCGCCAGTTCGTCGCCCCGCGCTTTCACGAGGATTTCGACCGCTTCGTGCGGCACGCCCTCAACAGCGTGGAGCCCGAGCAGTGCGACCTGCAGATGGTGCGCGCGCGCAACCAGCAGGGCTTCCCGGTCACCTTGCGCGCCAGCGCCGACGCCAGCGGCCAGGCGCTGCGGGTGGTGGTCGAGCTGGCCGAGGGCAAGACCGCCGCGCTCGAACGCAGCGAGGAGCGCTTCCGCCGCATCGTCCATTGCGCCGAGGAGGGCATCTGGGAAATCGACGCCAGCGCCCGCACCAGTTTCGTCAACCCGAAGATGGCGCAAATGCTCGGCTATTCGATCGAGGAGATGCTCGACCAGCCGCTGGTGGCCTTCATGGACGACGAGGGCCGCGCCATCCTCGAGCGCAACATCGCGCGGCGCCAGCGCGGCGTGGCCGAGCGCCACGAGTTCAAGTTCCTGCGCAAGGACCGCGCCGAGCTGTGGGTGACCCTGGCGACCAACCCGATCTTCGACGGCGACGGCGGCTACCTGGGCGCGCTGGCGCTGGTGAGCGACATCACGGCCACCCGCGCCTCGACCGAACTGATCTGGCAGCAGGCCAACTTCGATAGCTTGACCGCCTTGCCCAACCGGCATATGTTCCAGGACCGGCTGGAGCAGGAGGTCAAGAAGGCGCGCCGCGAGGGCGTGTTGCTGGGGCTGCTGTTCATCGACCTCGACGGTTTCAAGCAGGTCAACGACACCCTGGGCCACGACCAGGGCGACGTGTTGCTGGTCGAGGCCGCGCGCCGCATCGGCGCCTGCGTGCGCACCTCCGACACGGTGGCGCGGCTGGGCGGCGACGAGTTCACCGTGATTCTCACCGGACTGGAGCAGATTAGCGCCATCGAGCGCATCACCCAGACCATCCTGGCGCGGCTGAACCGGCCCTTCACCCTGGGCGTGGCCCATCCGTCGGTGTCGGCCAGCATCGGCATCTCGGTGTTCCCGGCCGACGCCAACTCGCCCGAGGCCTTGCTGCGCAACGCCGACCAGGCGATGTACGCGGCCAAGCAGGGCGGGCGCAACCGCTATAGTTATTTCACGCCGGAACTGCAAAAGGCGGCGCAGGCGCGCCAGCAGGTCACCGTCGATTTGCGCTCGGCGCTGTCGGGCCAGCAGTTCGAGCTGCATTACCAGCCCATCGTTAACCTGCGCAGCGGCCAGATCGAGCGGGCCGAGGCGCTGCTGCGCTGGCGCCATCCGCAGCGCGGCCTGCTGGCGCCGGCCGAGTTCCTGCCGTTCGCCGAATCGGGCGGGCTGATGATGGAAATCGGCGACTGGGTGTTCCGCCAAGCAGCCAGGCAGGCGCGGCTATGGCAGGACGAGCTCGGCTCGGGCTTCCAGGTGGGCATCAACCAGTCGACGGCGCAGTTCCGCGGCGACACGGCGCTGTATGTGGGCTGGCTCAACTACGCGGCCGAGCTGGGCCTGTCGCCGCGCAGCCTGATCATCGAGATCACCGAGGGCGTGCTGCTCGACGGCGCCGCCCAGGTCGGCGACCGCCTGCGCGAGCTGCGCGAGATGGGCTTGCAGGTGGCGCTGGACAACTTCGGCACCGGTTACTCGTCGCTGGCCCATCTGAAGCATTTCGGTATCGACCTGCTCAAGCTCGACCACAGTTTCATCCAGCACCTGGCCAACGACAGCGGCGACCTGGCCATGTGCGAGGCGCTGATCCTGATGGCCCACAAACTGGGGCTGAGGGTGGTGGCGGAGGGCGTCGAGACGGTGGCGCAGAGCAATCTGCTGGAGCTGGCCGGCTGCGATTTCGCGCAGGGCTATGTTTATGCGCAGCCGATGCCGGCCGAGGCGTTCAGCACGCTGGCGCGGCAGGGACTGCCGAGGCTGAATTGA
- the flgL gene encoding flagellar hook-associated protein FlgL → MRIASSQFQATMNRGLQENQSWVSKLTEQLASGSRIQVPSDDPIGAVRISRLTREEAIVGQYRENIAATKIRLTSNEEYLSSMTRDITSVSDQLVWAADGSNTPADLRSMVSTMTALRDSLLYTANQKDQEGRYIFSGTLTSTQPIQVTAGPPDTYTYMGNADQQKTVIGNGITQTVNVDVGGLESLLTKIDATIAALSDPALVIGSPTLQATLKDNMDGATATLELIAGKIAQLGGAQNVMKTLDDNHANVSLSNKAAILDLGQLDYAEAATELSGYNLSLEASYKAYAKVSDLSLFNVL, encoded by the coding sequence ATGCGTATCGCCTCCAGTCAATTCCAGGCCACCATGAACCGTGGCCTGCAGGAAAACCAAAGCTGGGTCTCCAAGCTTACCGAGCAACTGGCATCGGGCAGCCGCATCCAGGTGCCGTCGGACGACCCGATCGGCGCGGTGCGCATCTCGCGCCTGACGCGCGAAGAAGCCATCGTCGGCCAGTACCGCGAAAACATCGCGGCCACCAAGATCCGCCTGACCAGCAACGAAGAATACCTGAGCAGCATGACGCGCGACATCACGTCGGTCAGCGACCAGCTGGTGTGGGCGGCCGACGGCAGCAACACGCCGGCCGACCTCCGGTCGATGGTCAGCACCATGACGGCGCTGCGCGACAGCCTGCTCTACACCGCCAACCAGAAGGACCAGGAAGGCCGCTACATCTTTTCGGGCACGCTGACCAGCACCCAGCCCATCCAGGTCACCGCCGGTCCGCCCGATACCTACACCTACATGGGCAACGCGGACCAGCAAAAAACCGTCATCGGCAACGGCATCACGCAGACCGTCAATGTCGACGTCGGCGGTCTGGAGAGCTTGCTGACGAAGATAGACGCCACCATCGCCGCCCTCTCCGATCCCGCCCTCGTCATCGGCAGCCCCACCTTGCAAGCGACGCTGAAGGACAATATGGACGGCGCCACTGCCACGCTTGAGCTGATTGCCGGCAAGATCGCCCAACTGGGCGGCGCCCAGAACGTGATGAAGACGCTCGACGACAACCACGCCAACGTCAGCCTCTCGAACAAGGCCGCCATCCTGGATCTGGGTCAACTCGATTACGCCGAGGCCGCCACCGAGCTGTCCGGGTATAATTTGTCGCTGGAAGCGTCGTACAAAGCCTATGCCAAGGTGAGCGACCTGTCGTTGTTCAACGTCCTGTAA
- the flgK gene encoding flagellar hook-associated protein FlgK, whose amino-acid sequence MSISYNALSGALAAQAAINTVSQNVANLQTKGYTRQGVLLQSIASDPGLNSPGNGVQVGALLRFSDSYKSQQMWRANSDLGQRSQVQPYLTQLEKVMADKTSSISYGVDNFFKALNAAAVDPTSTPLRQQVITMADSMSQQINSIYNLTATQMVSVNQQRTTMLPSLNESLASIAALNKQIIQVGAAGTSTSGLIDQRELLIDAVSAQVAVEVLNNPDGSISVSLKTGQPLVVTDMAAKLSFDTVAGTQTLNLAFAGTTFKLDETKVGGQLGGLGDFLENTLKPLQVSISEIAEQMSTMVNDQLNAGFTAPGVNGADLFVFNPTSATGLLGIDPAFKAADLAFSSDGTPGNSGNLQVLIDIKSQPIVLTSLGSVLLNDADTQVVGKLAVDSQQNQSLLKTATTIRQQSEDDWKSTSAVNRDEEAINLIEYQNMYQANMKVISVANSLFDATLQMFN is encoded by the coding sequence ATGAGCATCTCTTACAACGCACTGTCCGGCGCCCTGGCCGCCCAAGCCGCCATCAACACCGTCAGCCAGAACGTCGCCAACCTCCAGACCAAGGGCTACACCCGCCAGGGCGTGCTGTTGCAGTCGATCGCCTCCGATCCGGGTCTCAACAGCCCCGGCAACGGCGTGCAGGTCGGCGCGTTGCTGCGCTTTAGCGATTCCTACAAGTCGCAGCAGATGTGGCGCGCCAATTCCGACCTGGGCCAACGCTCGCAAGTGCAGCCCTACCTGACGCAGCTGGAAAAGGTGATGGCCGACAAGACCTCGAGCATCAGCTACGGCGTCGACAACTTTTTCAAGGCGCTCAACGCCGCCGCCGTCGATCCGACCTCGACCCCGCTGCGCCAGCAGGTCATCACAATGGCCGACTCGATGTCGCAGCAGATCAACAGTATTTACAATTTGACGGCGACCCAGATGGTGTCGGTCAACCAGCAGCGCACCACCATGCTGCCTTCGCTCAACGAATCGCTGGCCAGCATCGCCGCGTTGAACAAGCAAATCATCCAGGTCGGCGCCGCCGGCACCAGCACCTCGGGCCTGATCGACCAGCGCGAACTGCTGATCGACGCCGTCTCGGCGCAGGTGGCGGTGGAAGTGCTCAACAATCCTGACGGCAGCATCAGCGTCTCGCTTAAAACCGGCCAGCCGCTGGTGGTGACCGACATGGCGGCCAAGCTCAGCTTCGACACGGTGGCCGGCACGCAAACCCTGAACCTCGCGTTCGCGGGGACCACGTTCAAGCTCGACGAGACCAAGGTCGGCGGCCAGCTGGGCGGCCTGGGCGATTTCCTGGAAAACACGCTCAAGCCGCTGCAAGTGTCGATCTCCGAGATCGCCGAGCAGATGTCGACCATGGTCAACGACCAGCTCAACGCCGGCTTTACCGCGCCCGGCGTGAACGGCGCGGACCTGTTCGTGTTCAATCCGACCAGCGCCACCGGCCTGCTGGGCATCGATCCGGCCTTCAAGGCGGCCGACCTGGCCTTCTCCAGCGACGGCACCCCCGGCAACAGCGGCAATTTGCAGGTACTGATCGATATCAAAAGCCAGCCGATCGTGTTGACCAGCCTGGGCAGCGTGCTGCTCAACGACGCCGACACCCAGGTGGTGGGCAAGCTGGCCGTCGACAGCCAACAGAACCAGTCGCTGCTCAAGACCGCCACCACCATCCGCCAGCAGTCCGAGGACGACTGGAAGTCGACCAGCGCGGTCAACCGCGACGAGGAGGCGATCAACCTGATCGAGTACCAGAACATGTACCAGGCCAATATGAAGGTTATTTCCGTGGCGAACAGCCTGTTCGACGCTACCTTGCAAATGTTTAATTAA
- a CDS encoding rod-binding protein yields MSIQAPFDPSKLRLGVADKLSDVHVTPVAAQPGDTVDPAYRAKVTEAAVKFESFFISHMLHQMRSGTRELSSEDSVFKNKVNQDMLDMADNLVADQMAGRRAFGVADVILRQLLPAAAPVAAPPKTAAATASPPPLEGAAPAA; encoded by the coding sequence ATGAGCATCCAAGCCCCCTTCGATCCCAGCAAGCTGCGGCTTGGCGTCGCCGACAAGCTCAGCGACGTGCACGTGACGCCGGTGGCAGCCCAGCCGGGCGACACGGTGGACCCTGCCTACCGCGCCAAGGTGACCGAGGCCGCCGTCAAGTTCGAAAGTTTCTTTATCAGCCACATGCTGCACCAGATGCGCTCGGGCACGCGCGAGCTGTCCTCCGAGGACAGCGTCTTCAAAAACAAGGTCAACCAGGACATGCTGGACATGGCCGACAACCTGGTCGCCGACCAGATGGCCGGCCGCCGCGCCTTCGGCGTGGCCGACGTCATCCTGCGCCAGCTGTTGCCGGCTGCGGCACCAGTGGCGGCGCCGCCGAAAACGGCGGCCGCCACGGCCTCCCCGCCTCCGTTGGAAGGCGCCGCACCAGCGGCCTGA
- a CDS encoding flagellar basal body P-ring protein FlgI encodes MNFRKLHRILALPLALCLTLTATLPAQAAQVLRNLVAVEGMRDNPLVGYGLVVGLNGSGDSTQVKFASQSVINMLKQFGVKVPDGTDAKSKNVATVMVSAVFPPGYRKGQNIDVVVSSMGDAKSLRGGALLLTPLRAADNEVYALAQGNVVVGGFSAQGKSGSSVTVNTPTSGRIPSGAAIEREIASDFATKPSVRLSLRHPHFQTAINIVDSINKRFGDIATASDATSVDVVAPANPTQRIAFMAKLEALSIDVGDDSPKVVFNSRTGTVVIAEGLRVRAAAVTHGSLKVVISESTKVSQPNALAAGNTVATPQSQVSVDQGSGQMFNWPAGAKLQGIIDVINSLGASPDDIMAILQALDHAGAIEGELVVI; translated from the coding sequence ATGAACTTCCGCAAGCTGCACCGCATTCTCGCCCTGCCTTTGGCGCTGTGCCTGACGTTGACCGCGACGCTGCCGGCCCAAGCCGCGCAAGTGCTGCGCAACCTGGTCGCCGTCGAAGGCATGCGTGACAATCCGCTGGTCGGCTACGGCCTGGTGGTGGGCCTGAACGGCAGCGGCGACTCGACCCAGGTCAAGTTCGCCAGCCAGTCCGTCATCAACATGCTCAAGCAGTTCGGCGTCAAGGTGCCCGACGGCACCGACGCCAAGTCGAAAAACGTCGCCACCGTGATGGTGTCGGCGGTGTTCCCGCCCGGCTACCGCAAGGGCCAGAATATCGACGTGGTGGTCTCCTCGATGGGCGACGCCAAGAGCCTGCGCGGCGGCGCCCTGCTGCTGACCCCGCTGCGCGCGGCCGACAACGAAGTCTATGCGCTGGCCCAGGGCAACGTGGTCGTCGGCGGCTTCAGCGCCCAGGGCAAGAGCGGCTCGTCGGTGACCGTCAACACCCCGACCTCCGGCCGCATCCCCAGCGGCGCGGCCATCGAGCGCGAGATCGCCAGCGATTTCGCCACCAAGCCGAGCGTGCGCCTGTCGCTGCGCCATCCGCACTTCCAGACCGCGATTAATATTGTCGATTCGATCAACAAGCGCTTCGGCGACATCGCCACCGCCAGCGACGCCACCAGCGTCGACGTGGTGGCCCCGGCCAACCCGACCCAGCGCATCGCCTTCATGGCCAAGCTCGAGGCGCTGTCGATCGACGTTGGCGACGATTCCCCGAAAGTGGTGTTCAATTCGCGCACCGGCACCGTGGTCATCGCCGAGGGCCTGCGCGTGCGCGCGGCCGCCGTCACCCATGGCTCGCTCAAGGTGGTGATTTCCGAGAGCACCAAGGTCAGCCAACCGAACGCCCTGGCCGCCGGCAACACCGTGGCCACGCCGCAATCGCAGGTCAGCGTGGACCAGGGCTCGGGCCAGATGTTCAACTGGCCGGCCGGCGCCAAGCTGCAAGGCATCATCGACGTCATCAACAGCCTGGGCGCCTCGCCCGACGACATCATGGCGATCCTGCAGGCGCTGGACCACGCCGGCGCCATCGAAGGCGAACTGGTCGTCATCTAA
- the flgH gene encoding flagellar basal body L-ring protein FlgH — protein MKAALHTLALVVAASLLAGCAAIQPPPVRPGPSDEAPTISRVMGPKGSSGGVYSADLGLSLTSDSRAFRVGDVVTVSLQETTQASKRAGTSYSKDSDNNINAPSLLGKVFPKASIGLGSSSNFAGDATSTQQNALTGAITVIVQEVLPNGLLRVSGEKTLTLNQGEEFVRLRGYLRAADIDANNQVSSLRIANARIAYSAQGTLADTQSAGWLSRFFTGPYMPF, from the coding sequence ATGAAAGCCGCATTGCACACCCTGGCACTGGTGGTCGCGGCCTCGCTGCTGGCCGGGTGTGCCGCGATCCAACCGCCGCCGGTGCGCCCCGGCCCGTCCGACGAGGCGCCGACGATCTCGCGCGTGATGGGACCGAAGGGCAGCTCGGGCGGCGTCTACAGCGCCGACCTGGGCCTGTCGCTGACCTCCGACAGCCGCGCCTTCCGCGTCGGCGACGTCGTCACCGTGAGCCTGCAGGAAACCACGCAGGCCAGCAAACGCGCCGGCACCAGCTATTCCAAGGATTCGGACAACAACATCAACGCGCCCAGCCTGCTGGGCAAGGTGTTCCCCAAGGCCTCCATCGGCCTGGGTTCGTCGAGCAACTTCGCCGGCGACGCCACCAGCACCCAACAGAACGCTTTGACCGGCGCCATCACCGTGATCGTGCAGGAAGTGCTGCCGAACGGGCTGCTGCGCGTGTCCGGCGAAAAAACGCTGACGCTGAACCAGGGCGAGGAATTCGTCCGCCTGCGCGGCTACCTGCGCGCGGCCGACATCGACGCCAACAACCAGGTCTCGTCGCTGCGCATCGCCAACGCCCGCATCGCCTACTCGGCGCAGGGCACCCTGGCCGATACGCAATCGGCCGGCTGGCTGTCGCGCTTCTTCACCGGTCCGTACATGCCGTTTTAA
- the flgG gene encoding flagellar basal-body rod protein FlgG, with protein sequence MNPAMWISKTGVQAQDQKLQAIANNLANANTVGFKRDRVVFEDLFYSIEQQPGAQVADNNTLAPSGVQLGNGVHMVGTQKVFTNGSLQTTGRDLDVAVMGNGFMAVRQPNGETAYTRAGQLQVDANGILVNAHGLPLIPQITVPPNATALTIGEDGTVSATIAGTATPSQLGQLTLTSFINPTGLMALGENLFAETASSGTPTEGAPGTAQWGKLKQGTLEGSNVQVVEEMVDMIAAQRTYEMNTKVLSAADNMLQYLAQAAR encoded by the coding sequence ATGAACCCAGCAATGTGGATCAGCAAGACCGGCGTGCAAGCGCAAGACCAGAAACTGCAAGCGATCGCCAACAACCTCGCCAACGCCAACACCGTCGGCTTCAAGCGCGACCGCGTGGTGTTCGAGGATCTGTTCTACTCGATCGAACAGCAGCCGGGCGCGCAAGTGGCCGACAACAACACGCTGGCGCCGTCGGGCGTGCAGCTCGGTAACGGCGTGCACATGGTCGGCACGCAAAAAGTGTTCACCAACGGCAGCCTGCAAACCACCGGCCGCGACCTCGACGTCGCCGTCATGGGCAACGGTTTCATGGCCGTGCGCCAGCCTAACGGCGAGACCGCCTACACCCGCGCCGGCCAGTTGCAGGTCGACGCCAACGGCATCCTGGTCAACGCCCACGGCCTGCCGCTGATTCCACAGATCACCGTGCCACCCAACGCCACCGCGCTGACCATCGGCGAGGACGGCACCGTCTCGGCCACGATCGCCGGCACCGCCACCCCGAGCCAGCTGGGCCAGTTGACCCTGACCAGCTTCATCAACCCGACCGGCCTGATGGCGCTGGGCGAGAACCTGTTCGCCGAGACCGCCTCTAGCGGCACGCCGACCGAAGGCGCGCCGGGCACCGCCCAGTGGGGCAAGCTCAAGCAAGGCACGCTGGAAGGCTCGAACGTGCAAGTGGTCGAGGAAATGGTCGACATGATCGCCGCCCAGCGCACCTACGAGATGAACACCAAGGTGCTGTCGGCCGCCGACAATATGCTGCAATACCTGGCGCAGGCGGCACGCTGA
- the flgF gene encoding flagellar basal-body rod protein FlgF, with protein sequence MDALLYTAVSGAERALRGQQVRANNLANIDTGGFRANMELATAQTVQGYGYDDRHMSQLQANSVSTKQGTLKATGRELDVAVSGAGFLAVDGPTGEAYTRAGNMALDENGTLRINGNVVLGEGGPITLPEYSKIDIGADGTISIQNPGTTTMQTVDKLRLVKAEASELTKNEAGLLIARDGVPLATDPTVVIRAGHLEGSNVSAVEEMVATMSLNRTFEIQMKLFKASDSMAETGNRLISG encoded by the coding sequence ATGGACGCGTTGCTTTATACAGCGGTAAGCGGGGCCGAACGGGCCCTGCGCGGACAACAGGTGCGGGCCAACAACCTGGCCAACATCGACACGGGCGGCTTCCGCGCCAATATGGAGCTGGCGACGGCGCAAACCGTGCAAGGCTACGGCTACGACGACCGCCACATGTCGCAGTTGCAGGCGAACTCGGTGTCGACCAAACAGGGCACGCTCAAGGCCACCGGCCGCGAGCTCGACGTGGCCGTCTCCGGCGCCGGCTTCCTGGCCGTCGACGGTCCGACCGGCGAGGCCTACACCCGCGCCGGCAACATGGCGCTCGACGAGAACGGCACCTTGCGCATCAACGGCAACGTGGTGCTGGGCGAAGGCGGTCCGATCACCCTGCCCGAATACAGCAAGATCGACATCGGCGCCGACGGCACCATTTCGATCCAGAACCCGGGCACGACGACCATGCAAACGGTCGACAAGCTGCGCCTGGTCAAGGCCGAGGCGTCCGAGCTGACCAAGAACGAAGCGGGCCTGCTGATCGCCCGCGACGGCGTGCCGCTGGCCACCGATCCGACCGTCGTGATCCGCGCCGGCCACCTCGAGGGCAGCAACGTCTCGGCGGTGGAGGAAATGGTCGCCACCATGAGCCTGAACCGCACGTTCGAAATCCAGATGAAATTATTCAAGGCCAGCGATTCGATGGCCGAAACCGGTAACCGCCTGATCAGCGGCTAA
- a CDS encoding flagellar hook-basal body complex protein: MSFDIALSGIQAINESLNSTSQNIANAGTYGYKSSRANFSSLVSGDVQTGVMIGSTTQSIGKQGGVLNTGRALDASINGRGFFVTKDQNTGQTEYTRVGIFDASKDGFLVDATGRKVQGYPIKQGTTTLGALGDVPIPTGSIPAVVSKNVDYVGNMSADWTTPTGAWPVAPGVTPAAPADPATFNMSKASVVYDSLGGKHTLTQYFAQGAANTVNVHFVLDGTEVQGVTGTTQLTFNPTTGQLTAPATGKFQVNLAPITVSNGATLSAVDIDYTGTTGFAGEATTTANAADGYAAGTFTGIALGTDGSVIASYNNGQKQAVGRLAIATFPDEGSLQAIDGTSWIESINSGTPLVNAPGVGMGGNINTSSLEQSNVDITSELVGLMTSQRNYQANSKVIQTESTMLQSLMQAI; encoded by the coding sequence ATGAGTTTCGATATCGCATTGTCTGGCATCCAGGCCATCAACGAATCGCTGAACAGCACCAGCCAGAACATCGCCAACGCCGGCACCTACGGCTACAAGTCGTCGCGCGCCAACTTCTCGTCGCTGGTCTCGGGCGACGTCCAGACCGGCGTCATGATCGGTTCGACCACGCAGAGCATCGGCAAACAGGGCGGCGTGCTGAACACCGGCCGCGCGCTCGACGCCTCGATCAACGGCCGCGGTTTCTTCGTCACGAAGGACCAGAACACCGGCCAGACCGAATACACCCGCGTTGGCATCTTCGACGCCTCCAAGGACGGTTTCCTGGTCGACGCCACCGGCCGCAAGGTGCAGGGCTATCCGATCAAACAAGGCACGACGACCTTGGGCGCCTTGGGCGACGTGCCGATCCCGACCGGCTCGATCCCGGCCGTGGTCTCGAAGAACGTCGATTACGTCGGCAATATGTCGGCCGACTGGACGACGCCGACCGGCGCTTGGCCGGTTGCGCCCGGCGTCACTCCTGCCGCCCCGGCCGACCCTGCGACTTTCAACATGTCCAAGGCCTCGGTCGTGTACGACAGCCTGGGTGGCAAACACACCTTGACCCAGTATTTCGCACAAGGCGCCGCCAACACCGTCAATGTCCACTTCGTGCTCGACGGGACTGAGGTTCAGGGCGTCACCGGGACCACCCAGCTGACGTTCAACCCCACCACCGGACAGCTGACTGCTCCCGCCACCGGCAAGTTCCAAGTGAACCTGGCACCGATCACCGTTTCCAACGGCGCGACGCTCAGCGCGGTCGACATCGACTACACCGGCACCACCGGCTTCGCCGGCGAAGCGACCACCACCGCCAACGCCGCCGACGGCTACGCGGCCGGCACCTTCACCGGCATCGCGCTGGGCACCGACGGTTCCGTCATCGCCAGTTACAACAACGGCCAGAAGCAAGCCGTCGGCCGCCTGGCGATCGCCACCTTCCCGGACGAAGGCTCGCTGCAAGCCATCGACGGCACCAGCTGGATCGAGTCGATCAACTCCGGCACGCCATTGGTCAACGCCCCGGGCGTGGGCATGGGCGGCAACATCAACACCTCGTCGCTGGAGCAGTCCAACGTCGACATCACGTCCGAACTGGTCGGCCTGATGACTTCGCAGCGCAACTACCAGGCGAACTCGAAGGTCATCCAGACCGAGAGCACGATGCTGCAATCGCTGATGCAAGCGATCTAA
- a CDS encoding flagellar basal body rod modification protein: MAVSLLNNSSASAGNGGTSVTGNAASASSDMFTKLLVAQIQNQDPLSPTDPSQFVQQLTQLSQTEALQNLSQLTSANSSVLQSMQVISLGAQVGSDVMAESGTVKIDGKTAISGQTTLAASSSATSVVLTGDDGTKYTVKLGTQAAGTVPFTIDTAGMKIPAGTYKLSVETSSKEAPPVDVQGRLNSVRLSANGGVVLNVSNIGEIAPTSITAFNGKSASAIQ, translated from the coding sequence ATGGCAGTCAGTCTACTCAACAACAGCAGCGCCAGCGCCGGCAACGGCGGCACCAGCGTCACCGGCAACGCCGCCAGCGCCTCGTCGGACATGTTCACCAAATTGCTGGTGGCGCAGATCCAGAACCAGGACCCGCTGTCGCCGACCGATCCGTCGCAGTTCGTGCAACAGCTGACGCAGCTGTCGCAGACCGAGGCCTTGCAGAACCTGTCGCAGCTCACCAGCGCCAACTCCAGCGTACTGCAAAGCATGCAAGTGATCTCGCTGGGCGCCCAGGTCGGCTCGGACGTCATGGCCGAATCCGGCACCGTCAAAATCGATGGCAAAACGGCCATCAGCGGCCAGACCACCCTCGCCGCCTCCAGCAGCGCGACCAGCGTCGTGCTGACCGGCGACGACGGCACGAAATACACGGTCAAGCTGGGCACGCAGGCGGCCGGCACGGTGCCGTTCACGATCGATACGGCCGGCATGAAGATTCCCGCCGGCACCTACAAGCTGTCGGTCGAGACCAGTTCCAAGGAAGCCCCGCCGGTCGACGTCCAGGGCCGCCTCAACAGCGTGCGCCTGTCGGCCAACGGCGGCGTGGTGCTCAACGTCAGCAACATCGGCGAGATCGCGCCGACCTCGATTACCGCCTTCAACGGCAAATCCGCCTCTGCCATTCAATAA
- the flgC gene encoding flagellar basal body rod protein FlgC has protein sequence MSFKNISEIAGSAMSAQSVRLNTIASNLANADSVNGNEADTYRARKPVFSAVMSDSFDGDMQAGGKVQVLDVVESAEPLRKVYEPGHPMANAEGMVFYPNVNEVAEMADMMSASRAFETNVEVLGRIRGMQQSLLKLAEG, from the coding sequence ATGTCCTTTAAAAATATTTCCGAGATCGCAGGATCGGCCATGTCGGCCCAGAGCGTGCGCCTCAATACCATCGCCAGCAACCTGGCCAACGCCGATTCGGTCAACGGCAACGAGGCCGACACCTACCGCGCCCGCAAGCCCGTGTTCTCGGCCGTCATGAGCGACAGCTTCGACGGCGACATGCAGGCCGGCGGCAAGGTGCAGGTGCTCGACGTGGTCGAGTCGGCCGAGCCGCTGCGCAAGGTCTACGAGCCGGGCCATCCGATGGCCAACGCCGAAGGCATGGTGTTCTACCCCAACGTCAACGAAGTGGCGGAGATGGCCGACATGATGTCGGCCTCGCGCGCCTTCGAAACCAATGTCGAAGTCCTGGGCCGTATCCGCGGCATGCAGCAATCCCTCCTCAAACTCGCTGAAGGTTAA